One part of the Hyalangium ruber genome encodes these proteins:
- a CDS encoding amidohydrolase family protein produces the protein MSDRWLLRGAQILTCDPDFADLPRGDVLIEDGVIAALGPDLRVDNCRILELDGKLLMPGFIDTHRHTWQTPLRALGGDWTIMDYLAAVRVKLAPAFQARDLYAANLAGALEALDAGITTLVDYSHCIDSPEHADAALAGLEDAGIRALFSYGYAPGARESSALPTPASRMEEARRLRTTRLSSDDRLVRLGIALTEMQIPWESSRAELLSARELGVPITLHCSAWPVQGPSEIQKMAAEGLLGPDVLFVHCTWSPEEDLKRIADSGGSLSVTPETEMQMGMGFPITGRALRNGVRTTLGCDVVSSNGGDLFTAMRLALQVERAQVNAREGLPRALELKAARVLELVTRDAAEAIGLGRRTGSIRPGKDADLIVLAADALNMTPLNRPRDAVVLQAHAGNVESVMVRGRWVKHRGALLDVDLAAVRRRLLEARDAVLERVGGSATLLSEREELTKHWDTGSGLTPAKDAR, from the coding sequence ATGAGCGATCGATGGCTGCTCCGTGGTGCGCAAATCCTGACGTGCGATCCCGACTTCGCCGACCTGCCTCGGGGCGATGTGCTGATCGAGGACGGAGTGATCGCCGCGCTCGGGCCCGACCTGCGCGTGGACAACTGCCGCATCCTCGAACTCGACGGGAAGCTGCTCATGCCCGGCTTCATCGATACGCATCGGCACACGTGGCAGACGCCCTTGCGCGCCCTGGGCGGGGATTGGACCATCATGGACTATCTGGCGGCCGTGCGCGTGAAGCTCGCGCCGGCCTTCCAGGCCCGCGACCTCTACGCCGCCAATCTGGCCGGCGCGCTCGAAGCGCTGGACGCTGGCATTACGACGCTCGTCGACTACTCCCACTGCATCGACTCGCCCGAGCACGCGGATGCCGCGCTCGCGGGGCTCGAGGACGCTGGGATTCGGGCGCTCTTCTCCTACGGCTATGCGCCTGGAGCCCGAGAGAGCTCCGCACTGCCGACCCCCGCGAGCCGGATGGAGGAGGCCCGCCGCCTGCGGACCACGCGCCTGTCCTCGGATGACCGCCTGGTCAGGCTGGGCATTGCCCTGACCGAGATGCAGATCCCCTGGGAATCGAGCCGGGCGGAGCTCCTCTCGGCGCGCGAGCTCGGCGTCCCCATCACCCTGCACTGCTCGGCGTGGCCCGTGCAGGGCCCGAGCGAGATCCAGAAGATGGCGGCCGAGGGCTTGCTCGGACCCGACGTCCTCTTCGTCCACTGCACGTGGAGCCCCGAGGAGGATCTGAAGCGCATCGCGGACAGCGGGGGTTCGCTCTCCGTGACTCCAGAGACCGAGATGCAGATGGGCATGGGCTTCCCCATCACCGGACGGGCCCTGCGCAACGGCGTCCGGACCACGCTTGGCTGCGACGTGGTGTCGAGCAATGGCGGCGACCTGTTCACCGCGATGCGCCTGGCCCTACAGGTCGAGCGGGCCCAGGTGAACGCCCGCGAGGGGCTGCCACGGGCACTCGAACTCAAGGCCGCTCGGGTCCTCGAGCTGGTGACACGCGACGCCGCGGAAGCCATCGGGCTGGGTCGCCGCACAGGCTCGATCCGACCTGGCAAGGACGCGGACCTGATCGTGCTCGCCGCCGACGCGCTGAACATGACACCGCTCAACCGGCCGCGAGACGCGGTCGTGCTGCAGGCCCATGCAGGCAATGTCGAGTCGGTGATGGTCCGCGGCAGGTGGGTGAAGCACCGGGGTGCGCTGCTCGACGTCGACCTGGCGGCGGTCCGGCGAAGGCTGCTCGAGGCACGTGACGCGGTGCTCGAGCGCGTGGGAGGCAGCGCGACGCTCCTCAGCGAGCGCGAGGAGCTCACCAAGCACTGGGACACCGGCAGCGGGCTCACCCCCGCCAAGGATGCTCGGTAG
- a CDS encoding TetR/AcrR family transcriptional regulator: protein MPSQERKPRRVRAPRPRLSRSLVVAAGIEIVRGEGLRQLSMRALAERLGVTPMAVYKHVENRDELVLWVVTEIFSTLALPDERLEPLAWLRELAGRVRALGLENRGVMDFLLDEGPVVAGTLVLLDRTVRKLHDAGVPWEEAGELHNTFFSWLAGAVRRQEQWEARRSDASPLFQRFFAAAAAMSPSEYPGIAHSLPHMQAMDVEAEFETSLGFMLEGIQRRIEASRSASPRGRRTRQT, encoded by the coding sequence ATGCCTTCCCAGGAGCGCAAGCCACGCCGCGTTCGCGCGCCTCGTCCACGACTCTCGCGCTCTCTCGTGGTGGCGGCCGGCATCGAGATTGTCCGCGGCGAGGGGCTCCGACAGCTCTCGATGCGGGCCCTGGCCGAGCGGCTCGGGGTCACCCCCATGGCCGTGTACAAGCACGTCGAGAACCGGGACGAGCTCGTGCTGTGGGTCGTCACGGAGATCTTCTCCACCCTTGCGCTCCCCGATGAGCGGTTGGAGCCGTTGGCGTGGCTTCGGGAGCTCGCGGGGCGCGTGAGAGCGCTGGGCCTCGAGAACCGAGGCGTCATGGACTTCCTCCTGGATGAGGGCCCCGTCGTTGCCGGCACCCTCGTGCTTCTGGACCGGACGGTCCGCAAGCTGCACGACGCGGGGGTGCCGTGGGAGGAGGCCGGAGAGCTGCACAACACCTTCTTCTCCTGGCTCGCCGGCGCGGTTCGCCGACAGGAGCAGTGGGAGGCACGGCGCTCGGATGCCTCCCCGCTGTTCCAGCGGTTCTTCGCGGCGGCCGCGGCGATGTCTCCCTCGGAGTACCCCGGCATTGCCCACTCCCTGCCGCACATGCAGGCCATGGATGTCGAGGCGGAGTTCGAGACCAGCCTGGGCTTCATGCTTGAGGGGATTCAGCGGCGCATCGAGGCGAGCCGGAGCGCATCGCCGAGAGGCCGACGGACACGCCAGACCTGA
- a CDS encoding DNA/RNA non-specific endonuclease translates to MTQLAVAAVFGLWLAGCGEAPDLGGDEVASQIERDFGGPSAVMEFFERHTEQEIQEALAPYGVGFQLHGDVNAALITDCPQYFPSGDRNVWHSLNGEYYFIDSAGRPNRAYSYLPPIAAEARSDSCQASVGQWGDAANPSNDYDGGHLIGSQLGGWGKRANLVPQDANFNRGNWVTLENKMAKCAALPNGRMRYTIGANYPNSTTLIPNTMTMEFRNQSSGASVLLSFTNTDYGGTSGTSEKNRGVTFLTNQGCN, encoded by the coding sequence ATGACCCAGTTAGCGGTTGCGGCGGTGTTTGGCCTCTGGCTCGCCGGTTGTGGAGAGGCCCCGGATCTGGGGGGCGACGAGGTCGCCAGCCAGATCGAGCGGGACTTCGGTGGCCCCAGCGCGGTCATGGAGTTCTTCGAGCGCCACACCGAGCAGGAGATTCAGGAGGCGTTGGCGCCCTACGGCGTTGGGTTCCAGCTCCACGGGGACGTCAACGCCGCCCTCATCACCGATTGTCCGCAGTACTTCCCCTCGGGCGACCGGAATGTCTGGCACAGCCTGAACGGCGAGTACTACTTCATCGACAGCGCGGGGCGGCCGAACCGGGCGTACTCGTACCTGCCGCCCATCGCCGCCGAGGCGCGCTCCGACTCCTGTCAGGCGAGCGTGGGGCAGTGGGGCGACGCGGCCAACCCCAGCAACGACTATGACGGGGGACACCTCATCGGCTCGCAGCTCGGGGGCTGGGGCAAGCGGGCGAACCTGGTGCCGCAGGATGCGAACTTCAACCGCGGCAACTGGGTGACGCTCGAGAACAAGATGGCCAAGTGCGCGGCGTTGCCGAACGGCCGGATGCGCTACACCATCGGTGCGAACTATCCGAACAGCACCACGCTCATTCCCAACACCATGACGATGGAGTTCCGCAATCAGTCCTCGGGGGCCAGCGTGCTCCTGTCCTTCACGAACACGGACTACGGCGGCACGAGCGGCACGAGCGAGAAGAACCGCGGCGTGACCTTCCTGACGAACCAGGGGTGCAACTAG
- a CDS encoding vanadium-dependent haloperoxidase: protein MPLLLTGSLAHAQAPAKAEASRYSPSAASRWLDISLEATAREVDRNGARPTILSRTLAIAMTAMYDAWAAYDDKAVGTRLGATLRRPAAERTLANREKAIAYATYRALVDVYPQDQAWCAEQMRKMGFDPNDTSKDLATPQGVGNAAAAAVIAYRHQDGANQLGDERGSKGGAYSDYTYYTPVNSHLELLDADRWQPITFDNGKGGKVTPGFLTPHWYRVKPFALERPDQFRPPPPPLVGSKQLLAEVDEIIAYNASLTPEQKAIVEFMRDGPRSTGQSGHWLKFAQAVSRRDRHTLEQDVKLYFAVANVAMDAFIASWEAKRFYDTSRPWTLVRHYYAGRKIKGWAGPGKGVIELPAESWHPYSPSTFITPPFPGYVSGHSTVSAACAKVLELSTGSDTFGEVEKRTAGELTEADFPCTAIQQGLGQAPAGASQGCVVSLKLPTFSATAEMAGISRVMGGYHIQADNVEGLALGRKVANFTWPRMQAYFNGAPGVATPGAP, encoded by the coding sequence GTGCCGCTCCTCCTCACGGGCTCGCTTGCCCATGCGCAGGCTCCGGCCAAGGCCGAAGCGTCGCGGTACTCGCCATCCGCCGCCTCGCGGTGGTTGGACATCTCCCTGGAAGCCACCGCTCGGGAGGTGGATCGCAACGGCGCGCGGCCCACCATCCTCTCGCGCACCCTGGCCATCGCCATGACGGCCATGTACGACGCCTGGGCCGCGTATGACGACAAGGCCGTGGGCACGCGCCTGGGCGCCACGCTGCGGCGGCCCGCGGCGGAGCGGACGCTGGCGAATCGAGAGAAGGCCATCGCCTACGCCACCTACCGCGCCCTGGTGGACGTGTACCCCCAGGACCAGGCGTGGTGCGCCGAGCAGATGCGCAAGATGGGCTTCGACCCGAATGACACCTCGAAGGACCTCGCCACGCCGCAGGGCGTGGGCAACGCCGCCGCGGCCGCCGTCATCGCCTATCGCCACCAGGATGGCGCCAACCAGCTCGGGGACGAGCGCGGCTCCAAGGGAGGCGCCTACTCCGACTACACCTATTACACCCCCGTCAACTCACACCTTGAGCTGCTCGACGCCGACCGCTGGCAGCCCATCACCTTCGACAACGGCAAGGGCGGCAAGGTCACCCCCGGCTTCCTCACGCCGCACTGGTACCGGGTGAAGCCCTTCGCGCTCGAGCGGCCGGACCAGTTCCGCCCGCCCCCGCCGCCCCTCGTGGGCTCGAAGCAGCTGCTCGCCGAGGTGGATGAAATCATCGCCTACAACGCCAGCCTCACCCCCGAGCAGAAGGCCATCGTCGAGTTCATGCGCGACGGTCCCCGGTCCACCGGACAGTCCGGGCACTGGCTGAAGTTCGCGCAGGCCGTCTCGCGCCGCGACCGCCATACGCTCGAGCAGGACGTGAAGCTGTACTTCGCCGTGGCCAACGTGGCGATGGATGCCTTCATCGCCTCCTGGGAGGCCAAGCGCTTCTATGACACCTCCCGCCCGTGGACGCTGGTGCGGCATTACTACGCGGGCCGGAAAATCAAGGGCTGGGCAGGGCCCGGCAAGGGCGTCATCGAGCTGCCCGCGGAGTCCTGGCACCCCTATTCGCCCTCCACCTTCATCACCCCGCCCTTCCCGGGCTACGTCTCGGGGCACAGCACCGTGAGCGCCGCGTGCGCCAAGGTGCTGGAGCTGTCCACGGGAAGCGACACCTTCGGTGAGGTGGAGAAGCGCACCGCGGGCGAGCTCACGGAGGCGGACTTCCCATGCACCGCCATCCAGCAGGGCCTGGGGCAGGCTCCCGCCGGGGCGAGCCAGGGCTGCGTGGTGTCCCTGAAGCTGCCGACCTTCAGCGCCACCGCGGAGATGGCGGGCATCTCCCGCGTCATGGGCGGCTACCACATCCAGGCGGACAACGTGGAAGGCTTGGCGCTCGGGCGCAAGGTGGCGAACTTCACCTGGCCTCGGATGCAGGCCTACTTCAACGGCGCTCCCGGCGTCGCGACGCCCGGCGCCCCTTGA
- a CDS encoding ASPIC/UnbV domain-containing protein encodes MAQGGPSPLRREGLTGYEMSFSGWEPKKLWLQRPDGSFEECSYTDGFASRLDGRALVAQDLDGDGDQELLMLNRAKPRLQLFVNEGEGGRAMELRLKALQGDAEASTATVRVRTAAGTRAFPVLLTRGYVSAVDPSVHVGMGTEEQAEVEVTWRPGVTESFGTLQAGRRWALTEGGAKDSTPFTPRAPRVSAPKLPLSVEQVGGVKDGRPTAVQIFASWCKPCRAEVPILSKLAQEGRWQVRGLAAHAPEQVQAEAAKLAISYLVAALPAEVADPLSPGGQLALPTVLLYDAQGRLVRIVRGGEVLEAVLAELSASGAPAGAQGAPGVATPGAPLK; translated from the coding sequence ATGGCGCAGGGGGGACCCTCTCCGCTGCGGCGTGAAGGGCTGACCGGCTACGAGATGTCCTTCTCGGGCTGGGAGCCCAAGAAGCTGTGGCTGCAGCGGCCGGATGGCTCCTTCGAGGAGTGCTCCTACACGGATGGCTTCGCCTCCCGCTTGGATGGCCGGGCGCTGGTGGCGCAGGACCTGGACGGCGACGGAGACCAGGAGCTGCTCATGCTCAACCGGGCCAAGCCGCGCCTCCAGCTCTTCGTGAACGAAGGGGAGGGGGGCCGCGCGATGGAGCTGCGGCTCAAGGCGCTCCAGGGGGATGCCGAGGCGAGCACCGCGACGGTGCGGGTGCGGACGGCGGCGGGCACGCGGGCCTTCCCGGTGCTGCTGACGCGGGGCTACGTGAGCGCGGTGGACCCCTCCGTGCATGTGGGCATGGGCACGGAGGAGCAGGCGGAGGTGGAGGTGACGTGGCGCCCCGGAGTGACGGAGTCCTTCGGCACGCTCCAGGCGGGCCGGCGCTGGGCACTGACGGAGGGTGGGGCGAAGGACTCCACCCCGTTCACCCCCCGCGCGCCCCGCGTGAGCGCGCCGAAGCTGCCGCTGAGCGTGGAGCAGGTGGGCGGTGTGAAGGATGGAAGGCCCACGGCGGTGCAGATCTTCGCCTCGTGGTGCAAGCCGTGCCGCGCGGAGGTGCCCATCCTGTCCAAGCTGGCCCAGGAGGGGCGGTGGCAGGTGCGCGGCCTGGCGGCGCACGCGCCGGAGCAGGTGCAGGCCGAGGCCGCGAAGCTGGCCATCTCCTATCTGGTGGCGGCGCTGCCGGCCGAGGTGGCGGATCCGCTCTCACCGGGTGGACAGCTCGCGCTACCCACGGTGCTGCTCTATGACGCGCAGGGGCGCCTGGTGCGCATCGTCCGCGGCGGCGAGGTGCTGGAGGCGGTGCTCGCCGAGCTCTCCGCCTCCGGAGCACCCGCCGGTGCTCAAGGGGCGCCGGGCGTCGCGACGCCGGGAGCGCCGTTGAAGTAG
- a CDS encoding FG-GAP repeat domain-containing protein: protein MGAPSRVAQKMLDDLDSREALQDSLESFFDTRLCGPLKQGRFTWPEEVATPEARLPTESFVSLASCSVRALGFEPGPKDATVRMLFELDGVDHQGGRRSVRGEAAATLSRPRRDAWRLERLEPAWKQEVVRPEPRFVEQAESVGLVLPPEADGEAAGMQAAMNSGALAVRDFNADGRMDVLVADVRALYLLQATAPLRYERTQLKVSPPKGAWFSSLAAGDFDADGDPDVIVTTQTAWNADSRPLVLRNDKGVLTSVASKLPAANTHTSLTTDFNGDGKLDLVLIHYPMKSEPDDMLDAKDGRPPRFFLGKGDLSFEEVSPPKAERHRRWGLAAVAADLLGEGRPQVYVANDFGDNDLWRMEAEGTPRDVTDAHGLRDPGNGMSADVGDVNGDGRLDLYVANMFSKAGTRVLAAAAQVRPELKARLDKFAAGNTLYLAREGGGFEEVALARGVNRGLWAFGSIFLDADDDGRLDIAVANGFYSAPNRKDL, encoded by the coding sequence GTGGGCGCACCCAGCCGGGTTGCCCAGAAGATGCTGGATGATCTCGACTCCCGCGAGGCCCTGCAGGACTCGCTGGAGTCGTTCTTCGACACCCGCCTCTGTGGCCCGCTCAAGCAGGGGCGCTTCACCTGGCCCGAGGAGGTCGCCACTCCCGAAGCCCGCCTGCCCACCGAGTCCTTCGTCTCGCTCGCCTCATGCAGCGTGCGCGCGCTCGGCTTCGAGCCCGGGCCCAAGGACGCCACGGTGCGGATGCTCTTCGAGCTGGACGGGGTGGATCACCAGGGTGGCCGTCGCTCGGTCCGAGGCGAGGCGGCCGCCACCTTGAGCCGCCCGCGCCGGGACGCGTGGCGGTTGGAGCGCCTGGAGCCGGCCTGGAAGCAGGAGGTGGTCCGCCCCGAGCCGCGCTTCGTCGAGCAGGCCGAGAGCGTCGGGCTCGTGCTCCCTCCCGAGGCGGACGGCGAGGCCGCGGGCATGCAGGCGGCCATGAACAGCGGCGCCCTCGCCGTGCGCGACTTCAACGCCGATGGGCGGATGGACGTACTCGTCGCCGACGTGCGCGCCCTCTACCTGCTCCAGGCCACCGCGCCCCTGCGCTATGAGCGCACGCAGCTGAAGGTGTCGCCTCCCAAGGGCGCCTGGTTCTCTTCCCTGGCGGCCGGGGACTTCGACGCCGACGGGGACCCGGACGTCATCGTCACCACGCAGACCGCCTGGAATGCCGACTCCCGCCCGCTCGTGCTCCGCAATGACAAGGGCGTCCTCACGAGCGTCGCGTCGAAGCTGCCCGCCGCCAACACGCACACCTCGTTGACCACGGACTTCAATGGCGACGGCAAGCTGGACCTCGTCCTCATCCACTACCCGATGAAGTCCGAGCCGGACGACATGCTCGATGCGAAGGATGGCCGCCCCCCGCGCTTCTTCCTGGGCAAGGGGGACCTCTCCTTCGAGGAGGTTTCGCCGCCCAAGGCCGAGCGGCACCGGCGCTGGGGCCTGGCCGCCGTCGCGGCCGACCTGCTCGGAGAGGGGCGCCCCCAGGTCTATGTGGCCAATGACTTCGGGGACAATGATCTCTGGCGCATGGAGGCCGAGGGCACTCCGCGTGATGTGACGGACGCCCACGGCCTGAGGGATCCGGGCAACGGCATGAGCGCGGACGTCGGAGACGTGAACGGCGACGGGCGGTTGGACCTCTATGTCGCCAACATGTTCTCCAAGGCCGGCACGCGCGTGCTGGCCGCCGCGGCCCAGGTGCGCCCGGAGCTGAAGGCCCGGCTGGACAAGTTCGCCGCGGGCAACACGCTCTACCTCGCGCGCGAGGGTGGCGGCTTCGAGGAGGTGGCCCTGGCGCGCGGCGTGAACCGCGGCCTGTGGGCCTTTGGCTCCATCTTCCTCGACGCGGATGACGATGGGCGGTTGGACATCGCCGTGGCGAATGGCTTCTACAGCGCGCCAAATCGAAAAGATCTTTGA
- a CDS encoding Tox-REase-5 domain-containing protein has protein sequence MPRSVVLLLWVFLFGCSGSTTKAVRLDTGRGEPGVHLPRRDVELAAVSEKEFKKAVAHHAASVPSVERPLEYARQVFGVPERSGWYRYDGRSQRLVASAPGSTRNLRLLPEDEELKRRYLLWCEHAWGGGDCLRLLVDKPFLDGDARYALAMAIAHSKVLGATKEELARMVSPQAVVATVVGGLTMYAILLALPEPVSKGIAALMTLGAMAYLGWDTVWRLIDGWRVLMKEVDQATTFDGIYASGTKFGETMGEKAARAFVMLGTVALGNTAAGMATTLPKLPGAGQAAVVAEAQLNIRFTAPALAQVESVAITSEGITLALAPNAVAMAARDSSGGKAGAHEEPPRSEGPGGWVQVDESMSVSARTYQAQRTGALEGYAYRVKVGDEEVDFDGFEQGVLLEVKGPGYAQWITQKLDFLPIFQGRDKLLAQARRQLDVARGTPIRWIGAEEKLAGALRKMFERYGLKIEVLHVPPTPPTP, from the coding sequence ATGCCACGCTCGGTAGTTCTGCTGCTCTGGGTGTTCCTCTTCGGGTGCAGCGGCAGCACGACGAAGGCCGTCCGCTTGGACACAGGCCGAGGCGAGCCTGGCGTCCACCTCCCGCGTCGCGACGTGGAACTGGCGGCGGTGAGCGAAAAGGAGTTCAAGAAGGCCGTCGCGCACCATGCTGCCTCTGTGCCTTCCGTCGAGCGGCCCCTGGAGTACGCCCGGCAGGTATTCGGGGTGCCCGAGCGAAGCGGCTGGTACCGGTACGACGGCAGGAGCCAACGCCTCGTGGCCTCGGCACCGGGGAGCACCAGGAACCTGCGTCTGTTGCCCGAAGACGAGGAGCTGAAGCGCCGCTACCTGCTGTGGTGCGAGCACGCATGGGGAGGCGGAGATTGCCTGCGGCTACTGGTGGACAAGCCCTTCCTGGATGGGGATGCCAGGTACGCGCTGGCCATGGCGATTGCTCACAGCAAGGTGCTGGGGGCCACGAAGGAGGAACTCGCCCGGATGGTGAGTCCCCAGGCGGTGGTGGCCACCGTGGTGGGCGGTCTGACCATGTACGCCATCTTGCTCGCACTCCCCGAGCCGGTGAGCAAGGGCATCGCCGCGCTGATGACGCTGGGGGCCATGGCCTACCTGGGCTGGGACACGGTGTGGCGCCTCATTGATGGGTGGCGAGTACTGATGAAGGAAGTGGATCAGGCCACCACCTTTGATGGCATCTACGCCTCCGGAACGAAGTTCGGGGAGACGATGGGGGAGAAGGCAGCGCGAGCCTTCGTCATGCTGGGCACAGTGGCCCTGGGGAACACGGCGGCGGGCATGGCGACAACGCTCCCGAAGTTGCCGGGAGCCGGGCAGGCGGCGGTGGTGGCCGAAGCCCAGCTGAACATCCGCTTCACGGCCCCAGCACTGGCTCAAGTGGAGTCGGTCGCCATCACTTCCGAGGGCATCACCCTTGCGTTGGCCCCCAACGCCGTTGCCATGGCAGCGCGTGACAGTTCAGGCGGCAAGGCTGGTGCGCACGAAGAGCCGCCCCGCTCCGAGGGCCCAGGGGGATGGGTGCAGGTGGACGAGTCCATGTCCGTGAGCGCCCGGACCTATCAAGCCCAGAGGACAGGGGCGCTCGAGGGCTACGCCTACCGCGTCAAGGTGGGTGACGAGGAGGTGGACTTCGATGGCTTCGAGCAAGGTGTGCTTCTCGAGGTCAAGGGCCCCGGCTACGCGCAGTGGATCACCCAGAAGCTGGACTTTCTGCCGATCTTCCAGGGACGCGACAAACTGCTTGCACAAGCGCGCCGCCAGCTTGACGTCGCCCGTGGAACGCCCATCCGATGGATCGGCGCCGAGGAGAA